In Fodinibius saliphilus, a genomic segment contains:
- a CDS encoding DUF3098 domain-containing protein produces MATKQRKNNRMIFSSWNYKVLALGILLVIAGFSAMYIENEVNGFISLYISPIVIMTGYITVIVSIMKHDDETGKASEES; encoded by the coding sequence ATGGCTACAAAGCAGCGCAAAAATAATAGAATGATTTTTAGTTCTTGGAATTATAAAGTGTTAGCGCTGGGAATACTGTTGGTTATTGCGGGATTTTCAGCAATGTATATCGAAAATGAAGTTAATGGGTTTATCTCTCTTTATATTTCTCCCATCGTTATCATGACCGGATATATAACAGTTATTGTTTCTATTATGAAGCATGATGATGAAACAGGCAAAGCCTCCGAAGAATCTTAA
- a CDS encoding PAS domain S-box protein encodes MHNPYRLLLMSNNGDEAEYVIALLENLDLQITFEVIAKKKQLLEKINSFQPDLIVSENKLSGFLGVDAFHLIREEQPDLPFILIGDSIDEEKVLDLMLEGLSDFVRRHNLERLLPAVKREIQNYRKHKKKEEQLSHSLDRYQALVQSVDGIVWEADADTFEFTYVSPQSEQILGYAPEEWYESKYFWKNHIHPEDQEKAITYCHNKTKQGEDHSFEYRMFTSEGREVWLRDYVTVIKKEGRSAILRGLMVDITEQKYLSEIDQLENRLSNMIIESGTSLQEILDFFVDHLEEIFPQMIPSIVKVEDGRLHRWSSSSRLSDRYLDAIDGLEIGPDVGSCGRAASLKEKVIVPNIGNDSYWEAFHDIAEKSGLQACWSQPLIDSTGEVIGTFGIYYAEPKQPTLLEEKVINRARNILQVLIENKRSEKELKQKQKLLDEAYQLADIGHWELNLKKEQLFWSESIKKIHEVPSDYTPDLDNAIQFYKEGSNREAITRAVENSIETGEGFDLELEIITKKGNPRWVRAVGETEFRDGQCHKIYGSTQEITERKKVELKLRDTRQKLKDIVEHSTNMFYRHDPNHVLSYVSPQSEEFLGYKPEQAKKRWTKFVTDHPINEKGFKKTQKAIDTGESQPPFELQLVKGNGEKIWVQVNEAPIVEDGETIAIVGSLTDITERKEYEEQLEQLSLVAAKTTDIIVITDADANITWANDAFEELMEYSPEEYLGANPTDLLHGPETDQETSRRIVDAVEAAESVQDVIVNYSQTGKKYWLDVTIDPIFNAQGECERIISVEKDVTEQVERKRKLQESVERYDIVSKATSDTIWDFDLEENINRYSRNLETMFGYGKTEVTNPKKWWKDKIHPEDYPRVIEQIEQALESKKDRFQMEYRFKAYDGVYKFIYDRAFIVSDDDGNPVRMIGAMQDVTQQKAEKKWLKLFESAVSNTTESVAILQGEPTDGVGRKILYVNNAFKKMTGYSSEEILGGTIDMLIGPENDSTARKTVEDALENWEPVDAEFLNYKKNGEAFWVRVSLSPVRDEEGLYSHWICVGRNITDRRERENKLRDSLNEKEILLMEIHHRVKNNLAVVSGMMQLQAYEAEEEDLKQKLFDSVVRIKTMGSIHELLYKSESFSKLHLDKNIKQLISVITETFKTTTELDLQFNMDEVTLNINQAIPCSLIVNEVITNVLKHAYKSEKKGVLKVVLKENNDSLYLSIEDSGRGLPKDFTTNTNGSSLGVKLIETLSNQLEAKYTYESTETGTLFTLTFEKTEMKGIGSAHLA; translated from the coding sequence ATGCATAATCCGTATCGTCTATTGCTCATGAGTAATAATGGTGATGAAGCTGAGTATGTAATAGCCCTTCTAGAAAACCTGGATTTGCAAATTACTTTTGAAGTAATTGCGAAAAAAAAACAGCTGCTTGAAAAAATAAATTCATTTCAACCAGATTTAATAGTCTCTGAAAATAAGCTTTCCGGTTTTTTGGGGGTAGATGCTTTTCACTTAATCCGAGAAGAACAACCAGACCTTCCCTTTATTTTAATAGGCGATTCGATTGACGAGGAGAAAGTATTAGATCTTATGTTAGAAGGGCTTTCTGATTTTGTCAGAAGGCATAATCTGGAGCGACTCTTGCCGGCTGTTAAACGTGAGATACAAAATTATCGAAAACACAAAAAAAAGGAAGAACAGTTATCGCACTCTCTTGATCGTTATCAGGCCTTGGTTCAATCGGTAGATGGTATAGTTTGGGAAGCAGATGCAGATACTTTTGAATTTACTTATGTAAGTCCGCAGTCAGAGCAAATATTGGGTTATGCACCTGAAGAATGGTATGAATCCAAATATTTTTGGAAGAATCATATTCATCCCGAAGACCAAGAAAAAGCTATTACTTATTGTCATAATAAAACCAAGCAGGGAGAAGATCATTCTTTTGAATACCGTATGTTTACCTCAGAAGGACGAGAAGTATGGCTTCGTGATTATGTCACGGTTATAAAAAAAGAGGGACGTTCCGCCATTTTGCGTGGGTTAATGGTTGATATCACAGAGCAAAAGTATTTGTCCGAGATTGACCAGTTGGAAAATCGCTTGTCCAATATGATTATTGAGTCTGGTACGAGCCTGCAAGAGATTCTTGATTTCTTTGTTGATCATCTTGAAGAGATCTTTCCCCAGATGATTCCGTCTATTGTAAAAGTTGAAGATGGGAGATTGCATAGGTGGTCTTCTTCAAGTCGTTTGTCTGATCGGTATTTAGATGCGATTGATGGGTTAGAGATCGGTCCGGATGTTGGTTCTTGCGGCAGGGCAGCATCATTAAAAGAAAAAGTAATCGTTCCCAATATCGGGAATGATTCTTATTGGGAAGCTTTCCACGATATTGCGGAGAAGAGTGGTTTACAAGCTTGTTGGTCGCAACCACTAATAGATAGTACAGGAGAAGTAATTGGGACATTTGGAATTTATTATGCTGAACCTAAACAGCCTACCTTGCTTGAAGAGAAGGTAATTAACAGGGCACGGAATATCTTGCAGGTTCTTATTGAGAATAAGAGATCGGAGAAGGAGCTTAAACAGAAGCAAAAGCTTCTTGATGAAGCATATCAACTTGCTGATATCGGGCACTGGGAATTAAACTTGAAAAAAGAGCAGTTGTTTTGGTCTGAAAGTATAAAGAAAATACACGAGGTGCCTAGTGACTATACGCCAGATCTGGATAATGCAATACAATTCTATAAAGAGGGAAGTAACCGAGAAGCCATAACAAGAGCAGTTGAGAATTCGATAGAAACAGGAGAAGGATTTGACTTAGAGTTAGAAATTATCACTAAAAAAGGAAATCCCCGATGGGTAAGGGCCGTAGGTGAAACGGAATTCAGAGATGGTCAATGCCATAAAATTTATGGTTCCACTCAGGAAATCACCGAACGGAAAAAAGTTGAATTAAAACTGAGAGATACTCGCCAAAAGCTCAAAGATATTGTAGAGCACAGTACAAATATGTTTTATCGTCATGATCCCAATCATGTACTATCATACGTGAGTCCACAATCAGAAGAGTTTTTGGGATACAAACCGGAACAGGCTAAGAAAAGGTGGACCAAGTTTGTGACTGACCACCCCATAAATGAAAAAGGATTCAAAAAGACCCAAAAAGCCATTGATACCGGGGAGTCTCAGCCACCTTTTGAGTTACAACTGGTGAAAGGGAACGGAGAAAAAATTTGGGTTCAAGTTAATGAAGCACCAATTGTGGAGGATGGGGAGACTATTGCAATTGTGGGGTCGTTAACGGATATCACAGAAAGAAAGGAATATGAGGAACAACTTGAACAGCTTTCTTTGGTTGCAGCTAAGACGACGGATATTATTGTTATAACAGATGCGGATGCTAATATTACATGGGCTAATGATGCGTTTGAAGAACTTATGGAGTACAGTCCGGAAGAGTATTTAGGGGCCAATCCTACTGATCTGTTACATGGGCCTGAAACAGATCAAGAAACATCACGAAGAATTGTCGATGCTGTAGAGGCTGCGGAAAGTGTACAAGATGTGATTGTAAATTATTCCCAAACCGGAAAAAAATATTGGCTTGATGTTACGATTGATCCCATTTTCAATGCCCAGGGAGAGTGTGAGCGAATTATAAGTGTAGAAAAAGATGTGACTGAACAGGTTGAACGGAAAAGAAAGCTCCAGGAGAGTGTGGAACGGTATGATATTGTATCAAAAGCGACAAGCGATACCATCTGGGATTTTGATTTAGAAGAAAATATTAATCGATATAGCCGAAATTTAGAAACCATGTTTGGGTATGGAAAGACGGAAGTCACGAATCCCAAAAAGTGGTGGAAAGATAAAATCCACCCAGAAGATTATCCGAGGGTTATAGAACAGATTGAGCAGGCCTTAGAATCCAAGAAAGATCGGTTTCAGATGGAGTATCGATTTAAGGCCTATGACGGAGTGTATAAATTTATTTATGATCGCGCTTTTATTGTTTCGGATGATGATGGTAATCCTGTTCGCATGATTGGAGCCATGCAGGATGTAACTCAGCAAAAAGCGGAAAAGAAATGGTTAAAACTGTTTGAATCAGCAGTATCTAATACCACAGAATCGGTAGCTATTTTGCAGGGAGAGCCTACCGACGGTGTTGGCCGAAAGATATTATATGTCAATAATGCGTTTAAAAAGATGACCGGCTATTCATCTGAAGAAATTTTGGGCGGAACAATTGATATGTTGATCGGACCTGAAAATGATAGTACTGCCCGAAAGACAGTTGAGGATGCTCTTGAAAATTGGGAGCCTGTTGATGCTGAGTTTTTAAATTATAAGAAAAATGGGGAAGCCTTCTGGGTTCGAGTTTCCTTGTCACCGGTTAGAGATGAAGAAGGGTTATATAGCCACTGGATCTGTGTGGGACGTAATATTACGGATCGCCGAGAACGGGAGAACAAACTCCGCGATTCCCTAAATGAGAAAGAAATATTACTAATGGAGATCCATCACCGGGTAAAAAATAATTTAGCGGTAGTCTCCGGAATGATGCAGTTGCAAGCCTATGAGGCTGAAGAAGAGGACCTTAAACAGAAACTATTTGATAGTGTAGTTCGGATAAAAACTATGGGCTCTATTCATGAGTTACTTTATAAATCCGAAAGCTTTTCAAAACTTCATCTTGATAAGAATATTAAGCAACTAATTTCTGTAATTACAGAAACGTTTAAAACAACTACCGAGCTTGATCTACAGTTTAATATGGATGAGGTAACTCTTAATATTAACCAAGCTATTCCATGTTCTCTTATTGTAAATGAAGTTATCACAAATGTCCTAAAACATGCTTATAAGTCTGAAAAGAAAGGAGTTTTAAAAGTGGTGCTCAAAGAAAATAATGACAGTCTATACCTTAGTATTGAAGACAGTGGTAGGGGGCTTCCCAAAGATTTTACTACAAATACCAATGGTAGTTCGCTGGGAGTGAAACTTATTGAAACACTCTCTAACCAGCTTGAGGCAAAATATACCTATGAATCGACAGAAACCGGGACACTTTTTACACTTACTTTTGAGAAAACAGAAATGAAGGGAATTGGAAGTGCACACCTGGCATAA